The following are encoded together in the Chlorocebus sabaeus isolate Y175 chromosome 12, mChlSab1.0.hap1, whole genome shotgun sequence genome:
- the LOC103219190 gene encoding high mobility group protein B3-like has protein sequence MAKGDPKKPKGKVSAYAFSVQTCCKEHKKKNPEVPVNFAEFSKKYSGRWKTMSRKEKFKFDEIAKADKVLYDREMKDHGPAKGGKRKKDPNAPKRPPSGFFLFCSEFCPRIKSTNPGISIGDVAKKLGEMWKNLNDSEKQPYITKAAKLKEKYEQDVADCKLKGKFDGTKGSAKVVRKKVEEEDEEDEEEEEKEEDEDEQTNCLSVSL, from the exons ATGGCTAAAGGTGACCCCAAGAAACCAAAGGGCAAGGTGTCTGCTTATGCTTTCTCTGTGCAGACATGCTGCA AAGAACATAAGAAGAAAAACCCGGAGGTCCCTGTCAATTTTGCAGAATTTTCCAAGAAGTACTCTGGGAGGTGGAAGACAATGTCCaggaaagagaaatttaaatttgATGAAATAGCAAAGGCAGATAAAGTGCTCTATGATCGGGAAATGAAGGATCATGGACCAGCCAAGGGAGGCAAGAGGAAGAAGGACCCTAATGCCCCCAAAAGGCCACCATCTGGATTCTTCCTGTTCTGTTCAGAATTCTgccccaggatcaaatccacaaaCCCCGGCATCTCTATTGGAGACGTGGCAAAAAAGCTGGGTGAGATGTGGAAGAACTTAAATGACAGTGAAAAGCAGCCTTACATCACTAAGGCGGCAAAGCTGAAGGAGAAGTATGAGCAGGATGTTGCTGACTGTAAGTTGAAAGGAAAGTTTGATGGCACAAAAGGTTCTGCTAAAGTTGTGCGGAAAAAggtggaagaggaagatgaagaagacgaggaggaagaagagaaggaggaggatgaggatgaaCAAACAAACTGTTTATCTGTCTCCTTGTGA